In Bombus huntii isolate Logan2020A chromosome 3, iyBomHunt1.1, whole genome shotgun sequence, a single genomic region encodes these proteins:
- the LOC126863497 gene encoding mitochondrial import inner membrane translocase subunit TIM44: protein MFQNFSVSKASLIGITRSARSKKKLPRDGSTIHIYNVVLQSQLPQITNIQGLSVRFYSNPARRPSFFSQFLENIKHELQKNKEMKESLKKFREEAEKLEQSEALRSARQKFQAVESEAAKGSEALKEKLESLKGKVQEVLEEASKTELGKKAGQLSEEITKSAKGAAETISEKSQALGKTSAFQTISQTAEAVREELDHQGMHGKVYVAPKVLRKRKDVVESVDSKVVQPNEQAMDVELHKDSKFYQSWQNFKDKNPYVNKILEWKIKYEESDNPVIRASRLLTEKVTDIVGGLFQKTDLSATLTEICRLDPSFDRIQFLKYCETDIIPNILEAMVRGDLEILKDWCHEAPYKVIAQPLLQVEKLGYKLDNKILDINNIDLIMGKVMEQGPVLIISFQCQQIMCVRDGKKNVIEGDPEKVMRVNYIWVLCRDPTELNPKAAWRLLDLSATSTEQFV, encoded by the exons TTTCAGAATTTTTCTGTGTCTAAAGCTAGCCTTATTGGTATCACAAGATCTGCCCGATCTAAAAAAAAACTTCCCAGAGATGGTTCAACAatacatatttacaatgtTGTACTACAGTCTCAATTACCACAAATCACAAATATTCAAGGATTATCA gtCAGATTCTATTCGAATCCAGCGAGGAGACCCAGTTTCTTTTCTcaatttcttgaaaatatcAAACATGAATTGCAAAAGAATAAAGAGATGAAGGAGTCTTTGAAAAAGTTCAGGGAAGAAGCAGAAAAACTAGAACAGTCAGAAGCATTGCGTTCTGCCAGACAGAAATTTCAAGCAGTTGAATCTGAAGCTGCCAAAGGATCTGAAGCTCTTAAAGAAAAGTTAGAATCCTTAAAAGGAAAG GTACAAGAAGTTCTTGAAGAAGCAAGTAAAACGGAATTAGGGAAGAAAGCTGGTCAACTGAGTGAGGAAATAACAAAGTCTGCAAAAGGAGCAGCAGAAACAATATCTGAAAAAAGCCAGGCTTTAGGTAAAACAAGTGCATTTCAAACAATATCACAAACTGCAGAAGCTGTACGCGAGGAATTAGATCATCAAGGAATGCATG GAAAAGTGTATGTTGCTCCCAAGGTAttgaggaaaagaaaagatgtGGTAGAATCAGTAGATAGCAAAGTTGTCCAACCAAATGAACAGGCTATGGATGTTGAATTGCATAAAGATTctaaattttatcaatcatgGCAAAACTTTAAG GATAAAAATCCATAtgtgaataaaatattagaatgGAAGATCAAATACGAAGAATCCGATAATCCTGTCATTCGTGCCTCTAGGCTACTAACGGAAAAGGTTACGGATATAGTTGGTGGATTGTTTCAAAAGACAGATTTGTCTGCAACACTAACAGAAATTTGTAGACTAGATCCCAGCTTCGatagaatacaatttttaaaatattgtgaAACAGACATTATTCCAAATATTCTGGAAGCTATGGTAAGGGGGGatcttgaaattttaaaagacTGGTGTCATGAAGCTCCGTACAAAGTAATAGCACAACCACTGTTACAAGTAGAAAAACTGGGATATAAATTAGACAATAAAATTTTAG aTATCAACAACATAGATTTAATAATGGGTAAAGTAATGGAACAAGGACCAGTTTTAATAATCAGTTTCCAATGCCAACAAATCATGTGTGTGAGAGATGGCAAGAAAAATGTTATTGAAGGAGATCCTGAGAAAGTAATGCGTGTCAATTACATATGGGTATTATGTCGTGATCCTACCGAACTTAATCCAAAAGCTGCATGGCGTTTACTTGATCTTAGTGCTACTAGCACTGAACAATTTGTATAG